tactacctaaaaatgcaaaattaattaataaaaatatttattcttgaaaacaatgaaaatacagaatatgggataatatgtagaattaatgcacaaaagatgagttaaaatgccaacaaaaagggataaatatatacaatatttggcactcatcagagtggcaactgttagagcactgctcggtcaaactcgcatgtgttgctatctcaagcatgtttgtcaatgttagtgatcaaaaatataagtcttgatttgtagtctcttatatataagtctcggactaggatagtaagtgtagttaagctcaaagtagaaggactactcaaggaaccggtggaacttctcgacaaaaaggtatgtggagacttgaacttatctgtcactcaaaagtctatctattctatctcctactctttgagacaaaagtcgtatgctgtatatatagactagattatacacatttggtatttcgagccgagtatacctcgcctatctatacctcgaattatgtgttggtaagcttttcgcttcgactaagtttatctttacctagtgacgaaagtcatgaatgtttcaatcactttgaaaatttctttgacgagaaatggtgtaacaactgtataacgtcctctaagaatgtttcaatgattggaatgagagtttagattacataatcaatgtattccttgaaccgaagttctcgaactttgttgatcaagagagtcggaagtatggaaagtgccaagtccgcgaactcagtccgcaaactgccgaagttctcaaacccgagaatttctgctggagttgacaaactacttgtgtgagccaagtccacgaacccagtccgcgaaccggcgaagttctcaaacccgagaatttctgctggagtttgtaaactctgtccggtgtcttaagtccgcaaatctagtctgcgaacttgagaaggttatatatctaaagatgatctctgaacttaatcttaaaagactaaggaatgcttttgcaaaccgtggctattaaagttcatgaaccgattcttgtgaatcaaatcatttttgcttaaattgtgtcttgtgtagttacataagatttccttgcaattgaacaactctcttaactagttcatttgagtcatttgaactagttatggtgaagaagaacatggttggtatgaaatgctcttatggttaacctttttggttagactattgttgaaccaacaatgtacacgtttgggtgcggttaacaaacctagaagcgtacagtcatttatgtatgacaagataagttttcgatctaacggttgagaaatattagcttgaatctaaatcaggttttcatctaactgtggatattgattgctttgtaactaaggaaaaaccctgattttaaagactatataaggggacttctagcaactctgcaaaactaatccccacaccttacgcgtgttactagtttgcgtgctagagtcggttctcctttaacctttggttttcttcttctaaaaccaggttaaaaacttgaagacttcattgggattgtgaagccagaccgatactacttttatcgtagttgtgtgatctgatcttgcatcttctatcgtaatagtacaatcgtattgattggcttgagatcgtttgatttctccgataggcaagatataaaaagtaatcacatacatcttcgtctcattgtttgtgattccacgacatcttgtttcgctaccatacgattaagattgttgtgaggtgattgattaatctaggctgttcttcgggaatataagaccggattatcaattggttcctgttcaccttgattattatcaaaagatggaacaaaaactttagggttttttccgtgggagacagattgatcctttgatagacttgtctgtgtgagacagatttgtttattgttaaagcctgcgattttgggtcgtagcaactcttagttgtgggtgagatcagctaaaggaatcaagtgcgcagtatcctgttgggatcagaggcgtagggagtacaactgtaccttggatcagtgggagactgattggggttcaactatagtccattccgaagttagcttggagtaggctagtgtctgtagcggcttaatacagtgtgtattcaatctggactaggtcccggggtttttctgcatttgcggtttcctcgttaacaaaatttctggtgtctgtgttatttcagtttccgcattatattgtttatctttataattgaaataatacaggttgtgcgtgtagatcatcaattggtataatccaacctttggttgtttgattgtcattgattgatcattggacattggtctttggcgaGTAAGGTTAGGGATTTCCAACCTTGTAAAGGATATGGTTTATAAGATGGAGAACCAGTAGGGGGCACCGGGTCTCTTATCAAAGGGCCAATcaattggtaccgtccaagttatttcttgtgtttgattaggactcgctgatttctattagcttgagtaaatcaaaacaagagagagatattaactccttgagatacttttacctagattgaatatgactgtctagttgattctctagaaagtatttcggagttagtccatacagattgataagcgaaatattgggtggtgttgttagatccccgctttttcagcaacCCTGAATAccattggcaactggccaatggtgGCTCAACTGCTCTGACATTAGAGTTTGATCCTCATATTATTGTGTTAAAAATTTCTTTTCATTTATATGACCCATTCCAAACTGTGAACTTTGAGAATTCATGAGTGTTGCGGTATGAGACGTGCACTTAAGATCCTGTGTTGCAACATCCTTTTGGAAAACTTGAGTATATGGTATGGGGAGGATGCTTAGGGGATCCAAATAATTATTGTCTGTAATGTTGGACTCTTTTTTGATTCCTGGGTATGTGGTATGGGATGCATGCTCAGAAGGTCTTAATTGTTGTTTACAACAAACTAAAGAAACCTTGCGCGATTTCTGAGCATCGTGGAAAAGGACAtatgctcaggaaatccaaatctAAGAAGTTTTCCCATAATAGTTTTggtttgaatttcggggacgaaattcctTAAAGAGTGTGATAACATAACACCCGCACTTTTCGCATGACGCATGCTCATGGATGCGTCATTGAACAAGATGAAGCTTCATATTAAACTTGTAGAAGCACTAATGATGTTTCGGCACCAATATGATGTGAGTCTACCTAAAGGAAGTTGAGGATGTTCCTCGAGGAAGTGGTGCTTGGTGGGTATCCATCCTCTCAAGAACTTATATTTGTAAAAATggaaataagacatatatagggaggaggTGTTTGCTGGTTGGAAATCAAGGATGTTTACCCGGGGAAGCTTACTCTAGTAAGATTATCCGAAGAAGTATCAATCATTTGCAATCTTGTGCATATCTTGCGAAAGACCCTTTGGCCTATACGAACTACGTTTTGCTCGACTTTCGCCGTGCAACACGAGTTGGATTTAGTTGCTTATCCGGACGTTGATTAACTACATTCAGTGCTTGATACCTTCGAGGAACAAAGAAGGGTATGTAGggtagccgcaatgagttgcatcatTAATGGTCTAGCATTTTgtctctcatatcatctaattgcaagGTGATTGAGAATTTATGGtaactcatatcatctggatcggaaatgagatgcaagagatgattattGTCGTACTTTATAAGGTAAGTTATATTCTATTCTTAGTATGCTCATACTTctaataagtgcataattcatatgattttaatatccattccatacttgttttagctataattcttacatattttcttgttattactcttgttttcttttatttttttatattaggtGAATTATCTCAAGAACATTATAAAAGTCTACAAAtaagctaagaagagaagtactccagtatccaagtgcccaagttgaAGAGAAGCGAAAGAAGTGCGCCGAAAATGAGTAAAAagtgctcaaaatcaagagacgggccaaagaccaagtttAATTCATTCGAATtcaggatttatcatcaccatcttcaagagaattgaaatacaatgagaATACaagaagaatgaggtcattctgaattAAGATGAAAACATTATGGGGGAAACAAGCATACAGAATATCGAAGTCTacatgatggtatgcatactaggtacgtgTACCATGATGTCCAAATTTCACGaactattttttaggtttttctttcATAGCTTAGGTTCGGGTTCCTGAACCGACTAAGATAGTTGAAGGCCAAGcattgtaaacctatataaataggcatTCGTCCTTTTAGAGAAGAGACACGAAATTCGTAAGTCTTGGAGAGGGGAAACAACACAAGgagcaaaatctagggtttcgtaTCGgttcatcaatgataacattatctctttacttttcttatatgtatatcatggatgcttctacatccatgagtagctaaaaacctattgattaaggatgaattctgAGTTCTAATAagatttgatttagtatatgaatctattttgatttttttttttcatatgatTATAAATTGTATTTACtaatataaatatttatgtttgatttatagattgtttaggtggccaattaATTCAATTCATTAATTAAtataaagctaataaaaaatagttTGATCTGTAATTGTCGAATGACCCTTTAAACaagtaaaatctttttttttttaacttcctattttttctcaaaaagtaGAACGGTTGAAGGGATTTGGAGGGGGAAGGTTTTTTCGTTAGATAAGTgtcaaaaaataaagagggatCGTAGCTGGGGCGGTAGAAAACATGAGATCTTGCATAGGGAATCTATGGAGCGATCCCATGTAAAGACAACAATAATACGCAGACCTAAATTATGTGTCTGATgttaggatcaacctaagttcacaaaaTCTAAAGTATTCGACTAAGTTACACCTACAGAGCTTATTCTTGGTGGCTTAAACGGataaaatctggtagtcgagcgcttttGTATCCAGTGACATTAGGAATTTAGGGAATACCAGAGCTTATTGTTATTATacagttggtgataatctatgattaatgatgaatatactactttgataaatatttagtaacgaagaaggattctttGATCATATCACTCTTTATTGCTTGCAATCAAAtctttttcaatttgatttatttattttgtttaaaatctaaacaaaacccccctttgtgacgcACTTGACAACTAAAAATCACCACTCTTCGTTGGAACGAACttgacttccattatattatttatcattGAGTGGAAAAAAGATcactaatttgattgcacctacgacacgcatcaactTCCTATCAAGCCATTCCACTTAGGCATGAACCAATTGTGAATTGGACATAGCTATGAAAGGAAGCTAAATCAGCATGCAGGTTAAGGGAGCTTGCATAAGACACTTGCATCATAAGGATGATGCAATATAAATATGGCATGAGCCTGAATGATGCACCATTGACACGAGCAAGACCAGTGCATTCTTTCAGCAATGCCGAAGCGAAATAAGGAAGCTGGAAATAGGCTTGCAATGGCCTATGTGCAAGTCCAAGGCATGCCCTGTAACATCCCCAGTTCCGGATCAGGTTCAAACCCATATGGaaatccgaactcgaagcgttacatGTTAGAACGAGACTATTGCatttttttctaatttatttaataCACCAAacataattgaagtttatataatTGGATGGAAACATATGAATTCGAATCATTTTTAACAACATTTTCGACAAATATATTAATCCAAATTACATTTTAGGCAATACAATGAATAAACTAACTTCTTAATTTCTACTTCCACATTCTGAAACATCTGCAAGAAcatcaattggggtgagatgaaggctcaatagaatgcattccttTTATCAAAACATGCAACACATATATTATCTCTAGTGAGGCTGAGGTTATCTGTGCCACCAACATTGAGAAGAAGTATATCTATGAAGTtcttattatgattttttttcgttTAATTCTGAATTGGAAAGGAGATGATTGTCGATGACTTGAAACGGAACATCTAGTTCTTGAAAGCTTCTCCTAAGCTTTTCGTTCAATCCAGTGACAATATCCATCCATTTAAACGATGGAAAGAAATCCCCAAAACTTAAAAGAGTACTCTATCAATATGGTTTCCTTCTTTATCACCCCAAAAAGTTTGTCCGTATAATCTTTGTCAAATTTGTTCCCAAGTGAACACCTAAATATAACAACGTTCGACATAAGGAACACTATCTCAGTTAAATTAATCGTACCACATTTTCTAGACGAATGAGTTATATATTCTATGATTTTATCAACTTCTTCTTTTCTTGCCAACTTAAAAGATTAAACCCTCTTAGTAATCAACAATTCAAGAACATAAAACTTCCTGAGTTGTCTCCACCACTCACCATATGGATCTAGTGCTATACCATTTCCACCACAAAATATAATTTTTGCATCTTTTGTAGGAAGCCTGTCTGGGAAAATAGGATCATGTGTCTTTAGAATTTGAGTTGCCATCTATGTGGATGAAACCACAAGTATAGGTTTTTTTACCAAAATGTAAGAGCATCAGTGGGCCATATTTCATAGATAGATGATCAAAACATTGGTGAATTATGGGAGTGATGTGATGAAACTTTCCTAAGATTGGAACCTTCGGCATAAAATTAAAGGGGTAGATTGAGCCTTGTGTTTGATATATCATCGGACGACTTCAACTTCTTCAACGTATACAAAACAACAtaggaaaataaaatagttaagaTAAAAAATGTGATTGGGTAAAACATGTTAGTTGTAGCTTGTTCCAAGAATTGCGGCAAGAGTGAATGAGTGATAATGATAGACCCATATACAATAGAACTTCGTTAAAATTAGTCTGctataaattaataacttcgttaaaataatattttttgccaATCTCAACTTGGACCAGTGTGTTAAATTAATAACTCCGCTAAATCTATTCTAAATTCCAGTAGGGCCcaactaatatataaattaataatcggGTGATAGCATTATATTATGATGCCTTATCGAAATAGGAATCCAAAGTCGTTTGTTTCTTGTTCACATTTATATAATATAAGGCTTCATCACAATTATGTTGTAGTTTCTTAAGAAATTCAGGAGTGATTTTGTTGTGTTCTTCTTCTTATTGTTTCAATTATAACATCAAAGTATATATGTTTATACATATAATATGTAATATATTATGAAACATTATGATATAAAATAGTTTGAATCGAAATTAAAATCTCCAGATATATGTTATTATAGGAAAATGATCTACACACTTTTCTTTAACACTTAAGTTAGATATGTTTCAACATGTTAATAActcattaatttatcgataaatcaaTACTTCGCTAAATTGATAGAATTCATCGATCTCAAGACTATTAATTTGTTGAAGTTTTATTGGATGATGCTAAATAACATGTTTGTACATGATAAACCAAAATTCTGGTGagaatctttttttttaaagaaaagaaCGAATATTATCATTATTGGAACATTCCAAAAGATAACATTGGAAACTATGATCAAAAAATCGACGACAAAGATAAAACATGCTCAACATCAGTGTGCTACCCAATCGGGTAACGACCTAGAATTCTGGCTGGATCAGGAAAAACAATTAAGAAAAGATCACACAGAACTGCTTCAATGTCATGCAACATACTGGCAACAAAGATCCAGAATTCAATGGCTACAATCAGGCGATCTTAACACAACCTTCTTCCACACTAAAGCAACCATCCACCGAGCATGCAACAATATACAACAACTTCAGGACCCACAAAACAATTGGGTTAACAAGAAGGAAGATGTAGTTCAACTCATTCTTGACCATTACTCCCAATAATACACGGCTCAACCTACAATCATATATGAAGATCTTTTCACAGATATCAATCACAGTTTAACTCGCAGATAAATGGACCTTCTTACTAAGGAGGTAACTACAGCAAAAATCAAACAAGCTCTATTCTCCATAAATTCCGAGAGTGCCCCTGGTCCAGATGGTtatacaagtaagtttttcaaaaaaaaattgggaaaCAACTCATCCTCAATTGATTGCAATGGTTCGCAATTTTTTCAATGATTTTAATATACATCCactcatgaatcacacaaaccTAACACTAATATACAAAGTGGACCACCCATCAAGCCTTCTCAATTCAGACCCATAGGACTCTGTAACGTCACATATAAAATCATTGCAAAAATCTTAGTTAATCGAATTAGACCCCTACTCCATTTTCTAGTAAGCCATTTTTAAAGTGCCTTTGTACCAAAAAGATCAATTCATGATAACATAGCAATTTCTGGGGATATCCAGAAATCCTACGACAGCTTAGATTGAGGATTCATTAAAGCTGCCTTCACCAAACTTGGATTTCCAACAATCTTTATAGATTACATTATGCTATGCGTCACAACAGTTACATACTCAATCAACATAAATGGTACACCTCATGGATATATCATCCCAACTAGAGGTATTAGACAAGGAGACCCACTATCTTCCTATATATTCATAATATGTGCGGAAATCCTGTGTACAAATCTGGGAAACCTTCAAAATCAAAAGTTGGTTCGAGGACTTAACATTTCAAGAAAAGCACCACCCATTATTCATTTAATGTATGTGGATGACCTGCTAATTACTTATAAATCCTCTGCTCAGAGTAATCTCCATCTCAAGAACTTGCTTCACTCTTACGGCACTTCGGCGGGCCAGGTAATTAATACTTCCAAATCAGTAATTATTCATCATCCGAGATTGGATCCGGTTGAGATAAGTAATTTGCAACAACTTTTCTTGTGAAAAACAACCAGTGAGGGTTTACCAACCTTCTCTCTCTTACATCACATCCATCTGACCAACTCCGACATTTGTCCCAGATGCAACGCTAATCAAGAATCAGCGTCTCACCTGCTAATTCACTACCCAACTGCGACTTCAGCTTGGAACACCTTATTCACTCAGCTATCAACCTTACCAAACTCCAACTATAACCTCACATGTCCTTTAATGCCTCAAACAACCATTTCCAAAATTCTACAACAAACAACACCAGTATCTGTCATCTCTTCTGTCTGTTTTCTATTCTGGACCTTATGGTTGGCCAGGAATGAACTAATTTCCGCCAAAAGCAAACAATATCAGAAGAAATTCTAGCTTGGGcgagaaaacaacaacaagaatattTTGTGGCAATAGAATCCTTACCTCCTGTGTTACCAGAAGATTCATCGGTAATTAACCActcaagaaataccaaaaggatCTCAACAATTTCGGTAGGATGGTCCACACCAAACTTGAActggattaagattaacacaTATGGGGCAGCCAGGGGGCATCCGGGTTTCGCAAGTGCGGGTTTCATTTGCAGAAATTCTGAAGCACGAACAATTTTGGATTTAGCTCAACCTCTAGGAATTACAACACCCTTAACTGCAGAAACTTGGGCTCTGCTTTTGGCATCAAGAACAGCAACAGAAAGGCAATGGCCAAACGTTCTCTTCGAGACGGACTCAGAAAACCTTATGCTCTTCGTCACATCCGCTACTGAACCCCATTGGCACGTCTCAgggatgattgaagaaataaaatataGAATACGACAGATTCCACAGGCCGCTATccaacacaactacagagaacgAAATCAAGCAGCAGATGGCTTGGCCAACTATGCGGCAGACAGAAGTCAAATGATAAACTTTTCAACCAAAACTTGAGACCAGGCAATCCCGGTTTGTATTAGTCAAGTTATCTTCCATGCATctgtgggtaccacatacccacaTCATATTGtaaatgcatgcttcaaaaaaaaaaaaagaaaaaaaaaatgtactgTTGTTGGTGTTCCATATGATGAGTTTGCATctctttttaaaacaaaaatatctcaAAACAGTCACCAACCGAAACAACAAGGGGTTTGAGCTGTTTGTCCTCCACCactatgaattgaattttgagatAAAAACCCTTATTTCACTTAGAGAGCAACCAGACAACACACTAAAACAAGAAGTTGTGTTCACTGCATATGACAATGAGCAGATGCTGACCTTCTTCTAGTACCATACATTTCGGGGAGTGGGAAGCATATTTTCGACCTGGGTTCCACAAAAATTAGGTCTTTTGAGTATCATACATTTTGCCACGGATGAATCGGATGATCAAACTTTCATAGATTTTTATTCAAGTATACAGAAATTTCCCAGTTTCAATTTGTACACTTGTTTTGGGTTGTAAGCAGCAGAACAAACAACCAATTTAAGCTGTAGCGCGAAGGAAACAAAACAATTTATAGGACCCTCTTCATGGGACCAACAATAATAGGCAATGATAAATTTCTCTCAAGTCTCACCTAAAGAAAATATTAAACTTTGCTTAAGTGGATTAATGATGAGTAGTGCAGCTAGCAATTCTGGCTAGTTATCAAGTGATTAGTCTAGAACCGCAATGACGGCGTCCACGACTTCCTGGGTTGTGCTTTGTCCGCCCAGATCTTTGGTCCTGTATTTCCCCTCTAAGATGACACGTTTAACAGCAGTCTCCAATCGATCAGCAAAAGATGGGAACTGAAGATGTCTCAGCATCATTGCAGATGACAGCAATAGGGCTACTGGGTTCGCTTTCTGTTGCTCCACCAGTTTATCATTACCAACATTTCCTGCTGAAGCACCTTGTTCAAACACTGCATAATCAGCACCTACATTTCCTGCATATATGCATAAAAAGATACACTTAGACTATGCTCACAATATGTATAGGAGCTTCaaagagataagaagaagagCATTGCTTGTATTGCAGAATTTTGAAAAAACATTTTTGGAAACTGAGGTGAGCCGAATTTTTAGAAACAGAAAAATGATGCTAATGCATATGATAAGATAAGTACCTCCTGGCATGACACCAGTGCCTCCAGCAATGCCTGCTGCGGTGTTCGCCACAAGATTGCCGTACAGATTTGGTGTAACCTGCCCAAAATAAGATGCTTCCTTAATCAGATGGGTCCATATATGAGTCTCTGATGTAAGTAGTTATGTATATAGGTGCATCTAAAGGTAGGTGGACTAAAGTGGTTTTCCTCAAATATATAACAACAACGTAGCAAATCAGAACTGCTGCCAtacaagtttatctatccagtggtCTGAAAAGTTATCTCACCCAAGTTTCTTAAAAATCACATTTATATCATAAAGGTACAAGTCAGGAGCTCTTATTGACATCCTTAGGAACTGAGATATCCTTCTACCTATTCAAAATGGATCAACCAACCAAGGATGCAAACACAAACTGAAACATAAGGTGAATTGTGAAGCTACCTACCATTACATCAAACTGCTCTGGCTTTGAAACAAGTTGCATGCAGCAGTTATCCACAATGATCTCATTATACTTGATACCAGGGTATTTTGTTGCAACCTCACGGCAAGATTCTAAAAACAACCCATCAGCAAGCTTCATGATGTTAGCCTTGTGGACGGCTGTCACAGTCTTTCTGTTGTTTAGGTAAGCATACTCAAAGGCATACTGTGCTATGCGCTCCGAACAGAACTTTGTTATCACCTATAAGAATTGGATCACTTAAGCATTTCAAGAAAAATGTGCATCCAAAGAGAATAATATGATACACTACTATATCACATCAAAAACATATGTAGTTCTTTTCCTCATCTCAGCCATCTCCGGGATATAGTGGTTACCTAATAGCTTCCCGTTTACAATTCTTTCCCCAACACCATGGGTCACTCACTATCGATTTGTAGTTTATATCATAGTGGTTCATGGTCACAAAAACTATAATTTTATTGTAGAATTTCAATTCATggattaaaaaccaaaatcaagTGTACGTACAACAGTTTATGGGGGAAGTTTCGAAAGCGTTTTCAAGAAAAATCACAGTGGTTACTAGGAAAATTATGAAAGTGAACTCCTAATCTCGAGTCACAAATCCAATTAGAAggacaaaaaattgaaaaattcacaGAAATTTCAGTAGCTTAAATCAGATAACTTGACATACCT
This is a stretch of genomic DNA from Papaver somniferum cultivar HN1 chromosome 1, ASM357369v1, whole genome shotgun sequence. It encodes these proteins:
- the LOC113298350 gene encoding isocitrate dehydrogenase [NAD] regulatory subunit 1, mitochondrial-like, coding for MARRGLPILKQLLERSRIDDPKNLSVLGLLGSKRSVTYMPRPGDGTPRAVTLISGDGIGPLVTGAVEQVMEVMHAPVYFEKFDVHGDMKEMPVEVMNSIKKNKVCLKGGLATPVGGGVSSLNVQMRKELDLFASLVNCCNLPGLPTRHENVDIVVIRENTEGEYAGLEHEVVPGVVESLKVITKFCSERIAQYAFEYAYLNNRKTVTAVHKANIMKLADGLFLESCREVATKYPGIKYNEIIVDNCCMQLVSKPEQFDVMVTPNLYGNLVANTAAGIAGGTGVMPGGNVGADYAVFEQGASAGNVGNDKLVEQQKANPVALLLSSAMMLRHLQFPSFADRLETAVKRVILEGKYRTKDLGGQSTTQEVVDAVIAVLD